In Qingshengfaniella alkalisoli, a single genomic region encodes these proteins:
- a CDS encoding Lrp/AsnC family transcriptional regulator has product MAELLDAIDRKILRTLQDHGRLPVVELADRVNLTKTPCSYRMRRLEKSGYIRGYRAELDPVLLDAGRIMIVMVSLSQTSDDALETFNEAVRRIPEVQGCYMIAGNFDYLLKVRTKDVDEYRSVLGHKFSKLPHVHQTHSFVVMELVKDDITVPVT; this is encoded by the coding sequence ATGGCTGAATTACTTGATGCAATTGATCGCAAGATCCTCCGTACATTACAGGATCATGGGCGCCTGCCTGTTGTTGAACTCGCCGACCGCGTGAATTTGACCAAGACCCCCTGTTCCTATCGAATGCGACGGTTGGAAAAATCCGGCTATATTCGCGGGTACCGAGCCGAACTTGATCCCGTGCTACTGGATGCCGGGCGTATCATGATTGTTATGGTGTCGCTGAGTCAGACCAGCGACGACGCGCTGGAGACCTTCAATGAAGCAGTCCGGAGGATTCCCGAGGTTCAAGGCTGCTATATGATTGCCGGAAACTTCGACTACTTACTCAAGGTTCGGACAAAAGATGTCGACGAGTATCGCAGTGTACTTGGTCACAAGTTCAGCAAACTCCCGCATGTCCATCAGACCCACTCATTTGTGGTGATGGAATTGGTAAAGGATGACATTACCGTTCCGGTCACCTGA